Proteins from a genomic interval of Harpia harpyja isolate bHarHar1 chromosome 7, bHarHar1 primary haplotype, whole genome shotgun sequence:
- the AGTRAP gene encoding type-1 angiotensin II receptor-associated protein isoform X2 codes for MELPAVNLKAIILVHWLLTMWGCMNHMFPASYAWGNFSVLAVGIWAIAQRDSLDAIMMFLTGLLLTVLTDIIHVSVFYPPNNYLTDVKRFSIGMAIFSLLLKPMSCYLVYRMYRERGGEYTFNIGVTCAGRDRSTYETIDQQDAPPQWPDSSKTAQQPY; via the exons GCCATCATTCTGGTACACTGGCTTCTCACAATGTG GGGATGCATGAATCACATGTTTCCAGCCTCCTATGCCTGGGGAAATTTCAGTGTCcttgcagtggggatctgggccaTTGCGCAGCGAGATTCCCTTGATGCCATCATGATG TTCCTGACTGGCCTGCTGCTCACAGTCCTCACAGACATCATTCACGTCTCTGTCTTCTACCCTCCAAACAACTATCTCACTGATGTGAAGCGTTTCAGTATAGGCATGGCCATCTTCAGCCTCCTCCTCAAACCCATGTCCTGCTATTTGGTGTATCGAATGTATCGGGAGCGTGGAGGAGAGTACACCTTTAACATAG GTGTCACCTGTGCAGGCCGGGATCGCAGCACCTATGAGACAATTGATCAGCAGGATGCCCCTCCACAGTGGCCTGACTCAAGCAAGACAGCCCAGCAGCCATACTGA
- the AGTRAP gene encoding type-1 angiotensin II receptor-associated protein isoform X1: MELPAVNLKAIILVHWLLTMWGCMNHMFPASYAWGNFSVLAVGIWAIAQRDSLDAIMMFLTGLLLTVLTDIIHVSVFYPPNNYLTDVKRFSIGMAIFSLLLKPMSCYLVYRMYRERGGEYTFNIDLESSSDSHFAHNGVTCAGRDRSTYETIDQQDAPPQWPDSSKTAQQPY; encoded by the exons GCCATCATTCTGGTACACTGGCTTCTCACAATGTG GGGATGCATGAATCACATGTTTCCAGCCTCCTATGCCTGGGGAAATTTCAGTGTCcttgcagtggggatctgggccaTTGCGCAGCGAGATTCCCTTGATGCCATCATGATG TTCCTGACTGGCCTGCTGCTCACAGTCCTCACAGACATCATTCACGTCTCTGTCTTCTACCCTCCAAACAACTATCTCACTGATGTGAAGCGTTTCAGTATAGGCATGGCCATCTTCAGCCTCCTCCTCAAACCCATGTCCTGCTATTTGGTGTATCGAATGTATCGGGAGCGTGGAGGAGAGTACACCTTTAACATAG ACCTGGAGTCCTCATCTGACAGCCATTTTGCTCACAATG GTGTCACCTGTGCAGGCCGGGATCGCAGCACCTATGAGACAATTGATCAGCAGGATGCCCCTCCACAGTGGCCTGACTCAAGCAAGACAGCCCAGCAGCCATACTGA